Part of the Vigna angularis cultivar LongXiaoDou No.4 chromosome 1, ASM1680809v1, whole genome shotgun sequence genome, GAGCGAAGCCGAAGCCGAAGTAGAAGTCGCGAACGTCCGCTAAGGGGGCACATCAACACGATCTCCGGAGGATTTGCCGGGGGAGGATCGACGGCGTCCGCCCGAAAACGCCACATACGAGCACTACATTCAGTGCATTCAGTGGATAGGCCCCGGTGAACTATGCCTCCCATCACGTTTTCGGATGAAGACTTTCACGCACCTGACCCCGATCAGGACGACCCTATGGTGATAACAGCCGAGATCGCCCGCTACGGCATCAGCAACGTCTTGGTAGATCAGGGGAGCTCAGTGAATATTCTCTACTGGAAGACCTTCCAGCAAATGGACATCTCGGAAGATCTTATCGTTCCTTACAACGGCCAGATCGTGGGATTCGCGGGAGAGAGAGTGGACACTCGCGGTTATTTGGAGTTAAGGACAAGGCTAGGAACCGGACGATcaagtgaagaaaagagaatCCGATATCTGCTGGTCGAGGCCAACACCTCCTACAACGTGTTACTCGGCCGGCCGTGCCTAAACGCTTTCGGTGCAATCGTGTCCACTCCCCATCTCACAATGAAGTACCCCTCCGAGAAGGGAACCATATGCACGGTCCGGGCGGATCAGAAGACGGCCCGGGAATGCTACGCAGCCGGTCTGAAGCTGCACACCCACCCAGGAAAAAGAAGGGCGACCAGTTCCGAAGTCGCTATGGCCGACCTCGACCCCAGGACGAATACCGAAGACCGATTGGAGCCTATGGGAGAAACCCAGCCGGTCCTAATAGGGAAGGAGCCCGCCCAAACGACCACCATGGCGAGGGGATTGGACCCTGAGGTGGAAAAAGAGCTCAGATCGCTCTTGTGGAAAAACAGGGACCTGTTCGCATGGACGACGACCGATATGCCGAGGATTCATCCCTCAGTCATGTCTCACAGGCTAGCCCTGTTCAAAGAAGCCCGTCCGGTGGCGCAGAAGAAGCGGAGGCAGGGAGAGGAGAAGAGAAGAGCTGTGAAGGAAGAGGTGGGGAAGTTGAAGGCGGCCGGCTTTATCAGAGAGGTCACCTACACCACTTGGTTGGCCAACGTAGTAATGGTGAAAAAGGCTAGTGAGAAGTGGCGGATGTGCACGGACTACACTGATCTGAACAAAGCCTGCCCGAAAGACTCCCACCCCTTACCCAGCATCGACGCGTTGGTAGACGGTGCGTCCGGACACCGGATACTCAGCTTCCTCGACGCGTATTCTGGGTATAACCAGATACCCATGTACGGGCCCGACCAAGAAAAGACCGCCTTCATGACGGAACGGGCGAACTTTTGCTACGAAGTGATGCCCTTTGGCCTGAAGAATGCCGGAGCGACTTACAAGCGGCTAATGGACCGGATCTTCTAGGAGCAAATTGGCAGGTGCATGGACGTCTATGTGGACGACATGGTCGTCCGATCGACGAACGGAATCGACCACACGAAGGACTTGGAGGAGGTTTTTCGCCAAGTCAGGAAGTTCGGGATGCGCCTGAATCCGGCAAAATGTACGTTCGGGGTAGCCGCCGGGAAGTTCTTAGGCTTCATGCTCACGTCCAGGGGAATTAAGGCTAATCCAGACAAGTGTGAAGCGGTACTGCAGATGCAGAGCCCGACCACCCTTAAAGAAGTACAAAGGCTCGTAGGGCGGCTCACGGCATTGTCCCGATTCATCCCAAAGTTGGCCGAACGAGTCAGACCCGTCCTACGAAGAATGAAGAAGGGAGCCGGCTCGGTATGGGACGCTGAGTGCGAACGGGCGTTCCAGGACGTCAAAACGATCCTGCTTAACCCACCCGTGATGAACCGTCCGGCGCCAGGGGAGGACTTGCATATCTTCCTGGGCGTATCCGAATCGGCCATCAGTGTCGTATTAACACAGGAAAAGCCTCAATCAAAGCTAGTATACTTCGTCAGCCGAACGCTCCTGGACCGAGAGACTCGTTACCAACGAGTGGAAAAGGTAGCGCTCGCGCTGTTGAACGCGTCGAGACGCCTCCGGCCTTACTTCCATAGCCACCAAATCGTCGTCAAGACCGATTTCCCCATCTCGAAAATCCTAAGGAAGCCAGACCTGGCAATACGCATATGGGCGTGGGCGGTAGAACTGTCCGAGTTCGGCTTGCGCTACGAACCGAGAGGGCCGATCAGGGGCCAGCACCTCGCCGACTTCGCAGCTGAACTACTTCCCACCCACCAGGACGAGTGGAATTTGTATGTAGATGGGGCGTCCGACAGGTCAGTCTGTGGGGCTGGCATCGTATTGGAGGGACCTAACGGATTCTTGTTAGAGCACTCCTTGATATTCAAATTCAAAGCCTCCAATAACCAAGCAGAATACGAAGCTTTGGTGGTCGGCCTAGGATTGGCAAAGGACATGGGGGCGAAGAAAATCACCTGCCGGACGGACTCCCAACTAGTCGTCGGCAAGATGAATGGTGACTTTCAAGTGAAGGAGGAGCATTTGATGCGATACTTCCACCGTGCGTCAGAACTGGCAAGGGCGTTCGACCAAATCACCATCCAACATATTCCGAGGGACGAAAATACCCGGGCGGACATGTTATCGAAGCTCAGCTCGGGCAAAGAGAGGGGACAGCTGACGACCATCGTGCGACAAGTGTTGTTTCAACCCTCCATCGACTGTGCGGCAGTGTCTACCAAAGAGGAGGATTGGTGTTCCGAAGTCAGAGAAATTATGTCTCGACAGGATGACGGACGCCCTGTCCGGCCCAGCGAAGCAAAGAAGATCGCCCGCTACCTATTAGTGGGGGACAGTCTGTACAGGAGGGGGTTCTCTACCCCCCTTCTTAAGTGCCTGGGGGAGCAAGAGGCACACTATGTGATGGACGAACTCCACAACGGCATATGTGGCTTTCACACAGGCGGGCGGACGCTAAAAGCCCGAGTCCTAAGAGCCGGCTACTATTGGCCGACTATGGAAGCGGATACAaagacgttcgtccagaaatgCATTAGTTGTCAGGAGCACGCCAATGACACTCATCTGCACCCTCACACGCTGCACACGATCGTATCGCCCTGGCCGTTCGCTCAATGGGGGATGGATATCGTAGGACCGTTTCCCATAGGCCGGGCCCAGAAGAAATTCCTGTTAGTGGCGGTGGACTACTTCACTAAGTGGGTAGAGGCCGAGCCCCTAGCAACCATAACAGCCGCCCAGGTCCAAAAATTCTGCTGGAAGTTGATATGCCGCTTCGGCCTTCCGCGCACGATCATCACGGATAACGGCCGGCAGTTCATCGACAGAAAACTGACCGAGTTCTTTGATGGGTTGGGAATTAGACATGTCACCAGCTCGTTAGAACACCCTCAGACGAACGGTCAGGTGGAGGCGATGAACAAGACGGTAGTCGCTGAGCTAAAACGGCGGTTAGGGGAGCGAAAGGGGCGTGGGTCGACGAGCTACCCGAAGTCCTGTGGGCATATCGGTGCACGCCGCATGGAACAACTGGGGAGACCCCCTTTAACTTAACGTATGGCACTGACGCCATGTTGCCAGTCGAGCTAGGGGAGCCATCATTAAGGCGGCAGGTCGAAGACTTACAGCTAAACAGCCAGGAACTAAGGATCGAGCTGGACTCCTTGGACGAACGTCGAGACCGGGCGGCCTTAAGAGCCGAAGCATGCAAGCGCATGATGGAAAGAAAATACAACTCCAAGGTGCGGCCTAGAAGCTTCCAAGAAGGCGACTTAGTATGGAGAAAGGCTGGCGAAGCTCGTCGCGTAGCAGCACATGGCAAGCTGGCGGCAAAATGGGAAGGACCGTTCCGGGTTGTCGAAGCGCTCGGAAATGGGGCATACAGGCTACAAAGCTCGGACGGACGGCCTCTCCCAAACACTTGGAACGccatacatttaaaattttattttagttgaatcATGACTTGTATTTTCATTCTTCGATTATCAATTCAATTACAGGCCGCCCATTTTCTCTCAAGATTAAGTCTCAGAGTAAAGCAAAAACCcgagttgatgaacggagagttccccaggaaccactgtcaacttggtcggacggtgaacggagagttctttccgGAGAACCACTGCCGTTCGTGCCTTAAAagcccaagttgatgaacggagagttccccaGGAACCAttgtcaacttggccggacggtgaacggagagttctttccgaagaaccactgccgTCCGTGCCTTAAAagcccaagttgatgaacggagagttccccaggaaccactgtcaacttggccggacggtgaacggagagttctttccgaagaaccactacCGTCTGTGCCTTAAaaatccaagttgatgaacagAGAGTTCCCcaggaaccactgtcaacttggccggacggtAAACGAAGAACTCTTTCCGAGGAACCATTGTCGTCCGCCCCCTAAAAGGTCCAAGATGATAAACTGTTCCCCGGGAGTCATTGCCAACTTGGCCGGACGGTCAACAAAGTTTTCCTTTCCGAAGGGCCACGGACCGTCCAAGCCTTAAGAGCCCAAACCGATTAGGG contains:
- the LOC108328172 gene encoding uncharacterized protein LOC108328172; translated protein: MVVRSTNGIDHTKDLEEVFRQVRKFGMRLNPAKCTFGVAAGKFLGFMLTSRGIKANPDKCEAVLQMQSPTTLKEVQRLVGRLTALSRFIPKLAERVRPVLRRMKKGAGSVWDAECERAFQDVKTILLNPPVMNRPAPGEDLHIFLGVSESAISVVLTQEKPQSKLVYFVSRTLLDRETRYQRVEKVALALLNASRRLRPYFHSHQIVVKTDFPISKILRKPDLAIRIWAWAVELSEFGLRYEPRGPIRGQHLADFAAELLPTHQDEWNLYVDGASDRSVCGAGIVLEGPNGFLLEHSLIFKFKASNNQAEYEALVVGLGLAKDMGAKKITCRTDSQLVVGKMNGDFQVKEEHLMRYFHRASELARAFDQITIQHIPRDENTRADMLSKLSSGKERGQLTTIVRQVLFQPSIDCAAVSTKEEDWCSEVREIMSRQDDGRPVRPSEAKKIARYLLVGDSLYRRGFSTPLLKCLGEQEAHYVMDELHNGICGFHTGGRTLKARVLRAGYYWPTMEADTKTFVQKCISCQEHANDTHLHPHTLHTIVSPWPFAQWGMDIVGPFPIGRAQKKFLLVAVDYFTKWVEAEPLATITAAQVQKFCWKLICRFGLPRTIITDNGRQFIDRKLTEFFDGLGIRHVTSSLEHPQTNGQVEAMNKTVVAELKRRLGERKGRGSTSYPKSCGHIGARRMEQLGRPPLT